Proteins encoded within one genomic window of Pseudalkalibacillus sp. SCS-8:
- a CDS encoding asparaginase: MSEDKETGKVLPGEVNPLHETYALLSQIAEVTMDDFINLPSPHVTPDHMMELSNYIRAKLVETDFDGVVVTHGTDTLEETAYLLDLMHGHDVPIILTGAMRSSNELGADGPHNLISSVRVAASDAARDKGVLVVFNDEIHTAKNVTKTHTSNIATFQSPQYGPIGIVTKRGVFFHHNLVNKEHYKTLALTKNVILLKAYAGMQKELLRSVRMMDVDGLVIEALGQGNLPPELLEEIDAFIEKDIPIVLVSRCFNGIVQDIYSYDGGGKQLKERGVIFTNGLNGQKARLKLMVTLEMNLTHDELVEAFRTN, encoded by the coding sequence ATGAGTGAAGATAAAGAAACTGGAAAAGTCCTGCCTGGTGAAGTCAATCCTTTACATGAAACATATGCACTTTTGTCCCAAATTGCAGAGGTGACGATGGACGATTTTATCAATCTTCCCTCTCCTCATGTTACACCAGATCATATGATGGAATTATCCAATTATATACGAGCAAAGCTGGTGGAAACTGATTTTGACGGAGTTGTGGTGACTCATGGAACAGATACGTTAGAAGAGACCGCTTATTTACTTGATCTGATGCACGGTCACGACGTTCCGATCATCCTGACAGGAGCCATGCGATCCAGTAACGAGTTAGGGGCAGACGGACCTCATAACCTCATTTCATCAGTTCGGGTGGCTGCAAGTGACGCGGCTAGAGACAAAGGCGTATTAGTCGTTTTCAACGATGAAATCCATACGGCAAAGAATGTTACGAAAACCCATACGAGTAATATCGCAACGTTCCAGAGTCCTCAATACGGGCCGATAGGGATTGTGACGAAAAGGGGAGTCTTCTTCCACCATAATCTGGTGAATAAAGAACATTACAAAACATTAGCATTAACAAAAAATGTGATTCTTTTGAAAGCCTATGCAGGCATGCAGAAGGAACTTTTACGCTCCGTCCGGATGATGGATGTCGATGGTCTTGTCATTGAAGCGCTCGGACAAGGGAACCTGCCTCCTGAACTCCTTGAGGAAATTGATGCTTTTATCGAAAAAGATATTCCGATCGTACTTGTCTCAAGGTGTTTCAACGGTATCGTCCAAGACATCTACAGCTATGATGGCGGCGGTAAACAATTGAAGGAACGAGGCGTCATTTTCACGAATGGCTTAAACGGTCAAAAAGCACGGCTGAAATTGATGGTCACCTTGGAGATGAACCTTACACACGATGAACTAGTGGAAGCGTTTCGAACGAATTGA
- a CDS encoding YpdA family putative bacillithiol disulfide reductase, with product MHADAIIVGGGPCGLSAAIALEEIGLKPVVIEKGNIVNSIYNYPTHQQFFSTSEKLEIGDMPFVIEGRKPKRNQALSYYREVVKRKRLTVHSYEKVQRVERMKDGRFTVFSVRKGGAEHTYVTPYVIIATGYYDHPNYMDVPGEELDKVFHYFKEAHPYFDCDVTVIGGKNSAVDAALELEKVGARVTVLYRGEEYSGSIKPWILPEFEALVKHDRVNMVFNAEVKEIKPGSLVYEADGEKVEIPNDFVFAMTGYHPDHTFLTKMGVEIDPETGRPHFNDETMETNVDGIFIAGVIAAGNNANEIFIENGRFHGGLIANEILRREKDGAF from the coding sequence ATGCATGCTGACGCAATCATCGTAGGCGGTGGTCCCTGTGGTCTTTCGGCTGCAATCGCACTTGAAGAAATCGGTTTGAAACCGGTTGTCATTGAAAAAGGGAATATCGTCAACTCAATATACAATTATCCGACACACCAACAGTTCTTCAGTACGAGTGAGAAATTGGAGATCGGGGATATGCCGTTTGTTATCGAGGGAAGGAAACCGAAGAGAAATCAAGCTTTATCTTATTACCGGGAAGTCGTGAAGAGGAAACGACTGACCGTTCATTCATATGAGAAGGTGCAACGTGTGGAGAGAATGAAGGATGGGCGGTTCACGGTCTTTTCCGTTCGCAAGGGCGGAGCTGAACATACGTATGTAACCCCCTATGTGATCATCGCTACAGGTTACTATGATCACCCGAATTATATGGATGTACCGGGAGAAGAGCTAGACAAGGTCTTCCACTACTTTAAAGAAGCTCATCCTTATTTCGATTGTGATGTTACAGTCATAGGCGGGAAGAACTCTGCTGTCGATGCTGCACTTGAACTAGAGAAGGTAGGTGCCCGCGTAACGGTCCTTTACCGAGGGGAAGAGTATTCCGGAAGCATAAAGCCATGGATTTTACCGGAATTCGAAGCATTAGTGAAACATGACCGGGTCAACATGGTATTCAATGCTGAGGTGAAAGAAATCAAGCCTGGATCACTCGTATATGAGGCAGATGGAGAGAAGGTTGAAATTCCGAATGATTTCGTATTTGCCATGACTGGCTATCACCCTGATCATACGTTCTTGACGAAGATGGGAGTCGAAATCGATCCTGAAACGGGACGGCCTCATTTCAATGATGAAACGATGGAAACAAACGTGGATGGTATTTTCATTGCGGGTGTAATTGCAGCTGGAAATAACGCCAATGAAATATTCATTGAGAACGGTCGTTTTCATGGTGGTCTCATTGCCAACGAAATATTGAGAAGAGAGAAAGACGGAGCTTTTTAA
- a CDS encoding Glu/Leu/Phe/Val dehydrogenase, translating to MSANEQENNGQDNVLLSTQTVINDALDKLGYPEEVFELLKEPVRLMTVRIPVRMDDGAIKIFTGYRAQHNDSVGPTKGGVRFHPNVTETEVKALSIWMSLKAGIVDLPYGGGKGGIICDPRDMSFRELERLSRGYVRAISQIVGPTKDIPAPDVFTNSQIMAWMMDEYSRIREFDSPGFITGKPLVLGGSHGRESATAKGVTICIREAAKQKGINLEGARVVIQGFGNAGSFLAKFMYDAGAKVIGISDAYGGLHDPDGLDIDYLLDRRDSFGTVTKLFKDTISNQDLLELDCDILVPAAIENQITKHNAHDIKASIVVEAANGPTTIEATNILTERDILLVPDVLASAGGVTVSYFEWVQNNQGYYWTEEEVEQKLEQVMVKAFNNILTTATNRKVNMRLAAYMVGVRKMAEASRFRGWI from the coding sequence ATGTCTGCCAATGAACAAGAGAACAATGGACAAGACAACGTATTATTATCAACACAAACCGTTATCAATGATGCTTTAGATAAGTTAGGGTACCCTGAAGAGGTGTTCGAGCTATTAAAAGAGCCGGTAAGATTGATGACCGTCCGTATTCCTGTAAGAATGGATGATGGCGCCATCAAGATCTTCACTGGTTATCGTGCTCAACACAATGATTCAGTAGGACCGACAAAAGGTGGAGTAAGGTTTCACCCGAATGTAACTGAAACGGAAGTCAAGGCTCTATCCATCTGGATGAGTCTAAAAGCTGGGATTGTGGATTTACCCTATGGCGGGGGTAAAGGTGGAATCATCTGTGATCCCCGGGATATGTCATTCCGCGAACTCGAAAGGTTGAGCCGTGGATATGTCCGTGCAATCAGTCAAATTGTAGGACCGACAAAAGATATCCCTGCACCGGATGTCTTTACGAACTCTCAAATCATGGCCTGGATGATGGACGAGTACAGCAGGATCCGAGAATTCGATTCACCAGGGTTCATTACAGGAAAACCACTCGTTCTGGGCGGTTCCCATGGAAGAGAATCAGCTACGGCGAAAGGTGTCACCATCTGTATCCGTGAAGCTGCTAAACAAAAAGGAATCAACCTGGAAGGAGCGCGTGTCGTCATCCAGGGCTTCGGTAATGCAGGAAGCTTCCTTGCCAAATTCATGTACGATGCTGGAGCAAAAGTGATCGGAATTTCCGACGCTTATGGCGGATTACATGATCCGGACGGATTGGACATTGATTATCTGTTGGATCGAAGAGACAGCTTCGGTACTGTTACCAAGCTGTTCAAAGATACGATATCAAATCAGGATCTGCTTGAACTCGATTGCGATATTCTTGTACCAGCTGCAATCGAAAACCAGATCACGAAGCACAATGCTCATGACATAAAAGCATCAATCGTCGTGGAAGCTGCAAATGGTCCAACAACGATTGAAGCGACGAACATCCTGACTGAGCGTGATATCCTCCTCGTACCGGATGTATTGGCGAGTGCAGGTGGAGTCACAGTTTCTTACTTCGAGTGGGTCCAGAACAATCAAGGATATTACTGGACGGAAGAGGAAGTCGAGCAGAAATTAGAACAAGTAATGGTGAAAGCCTTTAACAATATCCTGACAACGGCAACCAACCGTAAGGTGAATATGAGGCTTGCGGCTTATATGGTAGGCGTTAGGAAAATGGCGGAAGCATCCCGTTTCAGAGGTTGGATCTAA
- a CDS encoding genetic competence negative regulator — MRLERLTYNKIKVFLTLDDLDERGISKDEMWQDLPKVHELFRDMMLEADDELGFKADGPIAVEVFSLPAQGMVVIVTKGQSTNEDEDYDDEFLELQVTMDISDDVFYEFNGFDDLISLTSRVYPLGITGGEIYYFNGRYYASFEEEDYVQLDVDMFVALLSEFGNPSTITKWRVREYGKLILDQEAIGRINHHFLSKNK, encoded by the coding sequence ATGCGACTGGAGCGTTTGACATATAATAAAATCAAAGTGTTTTTAACTTTGGATGACCTTGACGAACGTGGCATTTCCAAAGATGAAATGTGGCAAGACCTGCCTAAAGTACATGAACTCTTCAGGGATATGATGTTGGAAGCTGATGATGAATTGGGCTTCAAAGCAGATGGTCCGATTGCTGTCGAGGTTTTTTCATTACCTGCTCAAGGGATGGTCGTAATTGTTACGAAGGGGCAATCCACGAATGAAGATGAAGATTATGATGATGAATTCCTGGAGCTTCAAGTGACTATGGATATCAGTGATGATGTCTTCTACGAATTTAATGGGTTCGATGATCTGATTTCATTGACATCTCGTGTATACCCGCTTGGTATCACAGGTGGCGAGATTTATTATTTCAATGGACGTTATTATGCCTCTTTTGAAGAAGAGGATTATGTCCAGCTTGATGTTGATATGTTCGTCGCGCTTTTGTCAGAATTCGGGAACCCTTCAACGATCACGAAATGGCGTGTCAGGGAATATGGAAAGTTGATTCTCGATCAAGAGGCAATTGGACGCATCAATCATCACTTCTTATCAAAAAATAAATGA
- a CDS encoding metallophosphoesterase codes for MVWIIVVVLSAITMFLYMWFEAHRNVVKKQDIYLDRFPESFNGLKVFFISDIHTRQIDNRLLDQVDEEVDLVIIGGDLIEKGVPFDRVSENLNQLSKLAPIYFVWGNNDYEVDFRKLDVLLREKGVSILDNTCARFDTEEDRLYLLGVDDPTMDRDRLDLALQDVDEDGYKILVSHNPAIIHKIKKEDDIGFVLSGHTHGGQIRFFKWGIAARGGLFDKGVTKLFISNGYGYTALPLRLCAPSEAHIFSFHRKN; via the coding sequence ATGGTTTGGATAATCGTTGTTGTCCTTTCAGCGATTACAATGTTCCTCTATATGTGGTTTGAAGCGCATCGTAACGTTGTAAAAAAACAAGACATCTACTTGGATCGATTTCCTGAAAGCTTCAATGGCTTAAAGGTTTTTTTTATTTCGGATATACATACACGGCAAATCGACAATCGATTACTGGATCAGGTTGATGAGGAAGTGGACCTCGTCATCATAGGTGGAGATCTTATAGAAAAAGGGGTTCCATTTGATAGAGTTTCGGAAAATTTGAATCAATTGTCAAAATTGGCACCTATTTATTTTGTATGGGGGAATAATGATTATGAGGTGGACTTTCGTAAACTCGATGTTTTGTTGAGGGAGAAAGGTGTTTCGATCCTTGACAATACATGTGCCCGTTTTGACACAGAGGAAGACAGGCTGTACCTGCTCGGTGTCGATGATCCCACTATGGATCGAGACCGACTTGATCTGGCTCTTCAGGATGTGGATGAAGATGGATACAAAATACTGGTCAGCCACAACCCCGCTATTATTCATAAAATTAAAAAGGAAGATGATATAGGCTTTGTACTGAGCGGACATACACACGGAGGCCAAATCCGTTTTTTTAAATGGGGGATCGCAGCTAGAGGTGGCTTATTTGATAAAGGAGTTACAAAATTGTTCATCAGTAACGGTTATGGTTACACTGCTCTGCCACTGAGACTGTGTGCTCCTTCAGAGGCCCATATTTTCAGCTTTCATCGGAAAAACTGA
- a CDS encoding CBS domain-containing protein has translation MMFVRSVMIPKNKAYVVQHTDCLKDVLHKMEEYQIDGMPVVNGSKYGGLVTLNKIYKAFFESSLTRDDFLSSTLAGDVATYKEDFIDEEEVFEKTFLTVKDRPLVAVVDREGDLTGIVTRYDVIEQFQSAFGMKKKGVRISFSASEAEGRIARLAEIAKQFHENIISLATFDETDKFVRRIVMKVEKQQNIDKFVQKLESSGFRVLDIKED, from the coding sequence ATGATGTTTGTAAGAAGTGTTATGATACCGAAAAATAAAGCGTATGTGGTCCAACATACTGACTGCTTGAAGGATGTCCTACATAAGATGGAGGAATACCAGATTGATGGGATGCCCGTCGTAAATGGCAGTAAATACGGCGGCCTTGTCACACTTAATAAAATTTATAAAGCCTTTTTCGAGTCTTCGTTAACACGTGACGATTTCCTTTCATCGACTCTCGCAGGTGATGTAGCAACCTATAAGGAAGATTTCATTGACGAAGAAGAGGTATTTGAAAAGACTTTTCTGACTGTGAAGGATCGACCGTTAGTCGCAGTAGTGGATCGTGAAGGGGATCTCACTGGAATTGTGACACGCTATGATGTCATTGAACAATTCCAAAGTGCTTTCGGCATGAAGAAGAAGGGTGTTCGAATTTCCTTTTCAGCTTCTGAGGCAGAGGGACGGATCGCAAGGCTCGCTGAAATTGCAAAACAGTTCCATGAAAATATCATTTCACTCGCCACGTTTGATGAAACCGATAAATTCGTCCGACGGATTGTCATGAAGGTAGAAAAGCAACAAAATATTGATAAATTCGTCCAAAAGCTTGAATCATCTGGCTTCCGTGTATTGGATATTAAAGAAGACTGA
- a CDS encoding DUF2663 family protein codes for MDGLQLWKFKQYQVSEVTLEVVKNLVERRQKEQRFEQLLLKWSLSLFVIMFFSLLYIYFYKLPMFENMFLSAGKMTAYLFQDRILFILFVIGVFCFIQMFLYKRKHMKAEKEYEELRIATIERGEELWEKPAPWDRRHEVYEWLKKEYDVNLYHK; via the coding sequence ATGGATGGTCTTCAATTATGGAAGTTCAAACAATACCAAGTGTCTGAAGTGACTTTAGAGGTTGTGAAGAACCTCGTGGAACGTAGACAGAAGGAACAGCGATTTGAGCAATTGTTGTTGAAGTGGTCTTTGTCTTTGTTCGTAATCATGTTTTTTTCACTGTTATATATTTACTTTTACAAACTTCCGATGTTTGAAAACATGTTTTTATCAGCAGGAAAAATGACAGCCTATTTGTTCCAGGATCGAATCCTTTTCATCTTGTTTGTTATTGGCGTATTCTGCTTCATTCAAATGTTCCTCTATAAAAGAAAACATATGAAAGCTGAAAAAGAGTATGAAGAGTTAAGGATTGCAACAATTGAACGAGGAGAAGAACTTTGGGAGAAACCTGCTCCATGGGATCGTCGCCATGAGGTTTATGAATGGCTGAAAAAAGAATATGATGTGAACCTTTACCACAAGTAA
- a CDS encoding type II CAAX endopeptidase family protein, whose protein sequence is MGKRRNQRELIQSLSQRELYANLYFTQIIFLALTVILSFIFKQDVSAWLDLVSFDLNSILLWAIPTILIVVVIDVILWKKAPGKWMDDGGINERIFATISFPHLLFVSCMIGISEELLFRGILQVNLGYVPASILFAFMHIRYVYKPVLLLFVTLLSFLLGGIFLLTQNLLIPIVVHIFIDFILGLIIRYNVFSVRAKSNFQE, encoded by the coding sequence ATGGGTAAGAGAAGGAATCAAAGAGAACTCATCCAAAGCTTGTCTCAACGGGAGCTCTATGCCAACCTTTATTTTACCCAAATCATTTTCTTAGCATTGACCGTCATCCTTTCATTCATTTTCAAACAAGATGTATCTGCCTGGCTGGATTTGGTTTCATTCGATCTCAATTCCATCTTGTTGTGGGCGATACCTACAATCCTGATTGTCGTTGTCATTGACGTTATCCTGTGGAAGAAAGCTCCTGGAAAATGGATGGATGATGGAGGAATCAACGAGCGTATCTTCGCCACCATTTCGTTTCCACACCTTTTATTTGTTTCTTGCATGATCGGAATCTCAGAAGAATTACTATTCAGAGGGATTCTGCAGGTCAATCTAGGATATGTTCCAGCTAGTATACTCTTTGCATTCATGCATATCCGGTATGTTTACAAACCTGTCCTGCTGCTATTCGTAACGTTGCTGAGCTTTCTATTGGGTGGAATTTTCCTTCTGACTCAGAATCTGCTCATCCCGATCGTGGTCCATATATTCATCGATTTCATATTAGGTCTTATCATACGCTATAACGTTTTCTCTGTACGTGCCAAGTCGAACTTTCAAGAATAG